One segment of Pristis pectinata isolate sPriPec2 chromosome 3, sPriPec2.1.pri, whole genome shotgun sequence DNA contains the following:
- the LOC127568449 gene encoding GTP-binding protein Di-Ras2-like: MPEQSNDYRVVVFGAAGVGKSSLVLRFVRGTFRETYIPTVEDTYRQVISCDKNICTLQITDTTGSHQFPAMQRLSISKGHAFILVYSVTSRQSVEELQPIYEQICQIKGNIQNIPIMLVGNKIDETQREVEATEGEALATKWMCSFMETSAKLNHNVQELFQELLNLEKRRAVSLQVDGKKSKQQKKRDKLKGKCSLM; encoded by the coding sequence ATGCCGGAGCAAAGTAATGATTACAGGGTGGTTGTATTTGGAGCAGCAGGAGTTGGGAAAAGCTCTTTAGTCCTCCGCTTTGTTAGAGGGACTTTCAGAGAAACATATATTCCAACAGTTGAAGATACATATAGGCAGGTAATCAGCTGTGATAAAAATATCTGTACACTACAAATCACAGACACTACAGGAAGCCATCAGTTTCCTGCAATGCAGAGGTTGTCCATTTCCAAAGGGCATGCATTCATTCTGGTGTACTCTGTGACCAGCAGACAATCCGTGGAAGAACTGCAACCCATCTATGAGCAGATCTGTCAAATCAAAGGAAACATTCAAAATATCCCCATCATGTTAGTCGGGAACAAGATAGATGAGACTCAGAGAGAAGTGGAGGCCACTGAAGGAGAAGCTCTGGCCACCAAGTGGATGTGTTCGTTTATGGAGACCTCGGCCAAACTCAACCACAATGTGCAGGAACTTTTCCAAGAGTTGCTTAAtttggaaaagaggagagcagtgagCCTCCAAGTGGATGGAAAGAAATCCAAACAACAGAAAAAAAGAGACAAACTGAAAGGAAAATGTTCCCTGATGTGA